The proteins below come from a single Panicum hallii strain FIL2 chromosome 7, PHallii_v3.1, whole genome shotgun sequence genomic window:
- the LOC112899826 gene encoding short-chain dehydrogenase TIC 32, chloroplastic-like isoform X1 has protein sequence MWGLPRGRKSPSGFSPSSTAEEVTAGIDGSGLVAIVTGASSGIGAETCRVLALRGVHVVMGVRNLSTASQVREKIVGQVPTAKIEILELDLSSMSSVRRFVDNFDVLDLPLNILVNNAGIAFVPFKLSEDGIELHFATNHLGHFLLTDLLLEKINVTAKESGIEGRIVIVASDSYKHSYREGIRFDKINDESGYNSILAYGQSKLANILHSNELSSHLKEQDAKVVVNSLHPGAVVTNIARYWGFLNGLLSSLGKFVLKGVEQVAGVTGSYFVDCNTVQLKSHATDKELAKRLWDFSMSLLR, from the exons ATGTGGGGCCTACCTCGGGGGAGGAAGAGCCCCTCGGGGTTCTCGCCGTCGTCCACAGCGGAGGAGGTCACCGCCGGCATCGACGGCTCCGGCCTCGTCGCCATCGTCACCG GCGCATCCAGTGGGATTGGAGCTGAAACATGTAGAGTTCTTGCACTGCGTGGCGTGCATGTCGTGATGGGGGTGAGAAATCTGTCCACTGCCTCACAGGTGAGGGAGAAGATTGTGGGACAAGTCCCCACGGCCAAGATTGAGATCCTTGAGCTTGACCTTAGCTCAATGTCATCCGTGAGAAGATTCGTCGACAATTTTGATGTGCTGGACCTCCCACTGAACATTCTTGT TAATAATGCAGGGATTGCATTTGTTCCTTTCAAGCTTTCAGAGGATGGCATTGAGCTGCATTTTGCAACAAATCACCTTG GACATTTTCTACTGACTGATCTTTTACTTGAGAAGATCAATGTTACGGCTAAAGAGAGTGGCATAGAAGGAAGGATTGTGATAGTTGCTTCTGACAGCTACAAGCATTCATATCGAGAGGGAATTCGTTTTGATAAGATCAATGATGAGTCTGG CTATAACAGCATATTAGCCTATGGCCAGTCCAAGCTTGCAAATATATTGCATTCAAATGAACTGTCTAGCCACTTGAAG GAACAAGATGCAAAAGTGGTTGTCAACTCCCTTCATCCTGGAGCTGTTGTCACCAACATTGCACGCTACTGGGGTTTCCTAAATG GTCTTCTTTCCTCACTTGGTAAATTTGTACTAAAAGGTGTTGAACAA GTTGCTGGAGTCACGGGCAGTTACTTTGTGGATTGCAATACTGTTCAACTGAAATCTCATGCCACCGACAAGGAGCTCGCCAAACGACTCTGGGATTTTAGTATGAGCCTACTCCGTTGA
- the LOC112899826 gene encoding short-chain dehydrogenase TIC 32, chloroplastic-like isoform X2 — protein MWGLPRGRKSPSGFSPSSTAEEVTAGIDGSGLVAIVTGASSGIGAETCRVLALRGVHVVMGVRNLSTASQVREKIVGQVPTAKIEILELDLSSMSSVRRFVDNFDVLDLPLNILVNNAGIAFVPFKLSEDGIELHFATNHLGHFLLTDLLLEKINVTAKESGIEGRIVIVASDSYKHSYREGIRFDKINDESGYNSILAYGQSKLANILHSNELSSHLKEQDAKVVVNSLHPGAVVTNIARYWGFLNGLLSSLGKFVLKGVEQCVIWHCILRLLESRAVTLWIAILFN, from the exons ATGTGGGGCCTACCTCGGGGGAGGAAGAGCCCCTCGGGGTTCTCGCCGTCGTCCACAGCGGAGGAGGTCACCGCCGGCATCGACGGCTCCGGCCTCGTCGCCATCGTCACCG GCGCATCCAGTGGGATTGGAGCTGAAACATGTAGAGTTCTTGCACTGCGTGGCGTGCATGTCGTGATGGGGGTGAGAAATCTGTCCACTGCCTCACAGGTGAGGGAGAAGATTGTGGGACAAGTCCCCACGGCCAAGATTGAGATCCTTGAGCTTGACCTTAGCTCAATGTCATCCGTGAGAAGATTCGTCGACAATTTTGATGTGCTGGACCTCCCACTGAACATTCTTGT TAATAATGCAGGGATTGCATTTGTTCCTTTCAAGCTTTCAGAGGATGGCATTGAGCTGCATTTTGCAACAAATCACCTTG GACATTTTCTACTGACTGATCTTTTACTTGAGAAGATCAATGTTACGGCTAAAGAGAGTGGCATAGAAGGAAGGATTGTGATAGTTGCTTCTGACAGCTACAAGCATTCATATCGAGAGGGAATTCGTTTTGATAAGATCAATGATGAGTCTGG CTATAACAGCATATTAGCCTATGGCCAGTCCAAGCTTGCAAATATATTGCATTCAAATGAACTGTCTAGCCACTTGAAG GAACAAGATGCAAAAGTGGTTGTCAACTCCCTTCATCCTGGAGCTGTTGTCACCAACATTGCACGCTACTGGGGTTTCCTAAATG GTCTTCTTTCCTCACTTGGTAAATTTGTACTAAAAGGTGTTGAACAA TGTGTTATCTGGCATTGCATCCTCAGGTTGCTGGAGTCACGGGCAGTTACTTTGTGGATTGCAATACTGTTCAACTGA